Proteins co-encoded in one Natronorubrum daqingense genomic window:
- a CDS encoding sulfite exporter TauE/SafE family protein has protein sequence MDPLTLLGVDVVLFLLIGILAGAHCIGMCGPLVTVYAGRMSPEHDASAGSPQDTRSSHLTTYEVRQHALFNLGRTASYTLLGAAFGALGGLLFVTTAELTPIVEATRGGVGLVIGAFVIATGLYYVRGRTTGGIRLPGLERLTGWLTKHVDRLANGPGIVGLGALHGLLPCPILYPAFLYAFATGSPTSGALALAALGIGTVPTVFAYGTVIDSVSVVHRQRVHRLLGVAFVVLGYILLAHGLMSLGIHVPHPELPFYDGLETGGHDHH, from the coding sequence ATGGACCCGCTCACGCTCCTGGGAGTCGACGTCGTGTTGTTCTTGCTGATCGGCATACTCGCGGGTGCACACTGTATCGGGATGTGCGGCCCGCTCGTAACGGTGTACGCCGGTCGGATGAGCCCGGAGCACGACGCGAGTGCGGGCAGCCCACAGGACACTCGCTCGAGTCACCTGACGACGTACGAGGTTCGCCAGCACGCGCTGTTCAACCTCGGTCGAACGGCGAGCTACACGCTTCTGGGAGCAGCGTTCGGCGCACTTGGTGGACTCCTGTTCGTCACGACGGCAGAGTTGACGCCGATCGTGGAGGCGACCCGCGGCGGCGTCGGACTCGTCATCGGCGCGTTCGTCATCGCGACGGGCCTGTACTACGTGCGCGGGCGGACGACCGGCGGAATTCGACTCCCCGGCCTCGAGCGGCTCACTGGTTGGCTGACGAAACACGTCGATCGACTCGCGAACGGCCCCGGAATCGTCGGCCTCGGGGCGCTCCACGGGCTGTTGCCCTGTCCGATCCTCTACCCGGCGTTCCTCTACGCGTTCGCGACGGGGTCGCCGACGAGCGGGGCGCTCGCACTCGCCGCGCTCGGGATCGGGACGGTGCCGACTGTGTTCGCGTACGGAACCGTTATCGACTCGGTGAGCGTCGTTCACCGACAACGGGTCCACCGGCTCCTCGGGGTCGCGTTCGTCGTCCTCGGGTACATCCTGCTCGCACACGGGTTGATGAGCCTGGGCATCCACGTCCCACACCCGGAGCTGCCGTTCTACGACGGCCTCGAGACCGGCGGACACGACCACCACTGA
- a CDS encoding heavy metal translocating P-type ATPase, translating to MTPAPDTEDRTGCTLCELPVEESGVTVDGNAFCCAGCRDVYETLGDIETVDADDVREARTEGDEERSVPPDHETTFLEVDGMYCATCEAFIESVATATDGVSHASSSYVTDTARIDHDPERVSVEDLKAEISRLGYSAYDREDSISRRRANNWEMGRIAVGVMMGMMVMLQYIIIIYPTYFGGLFYDERTTEFFTETLASDLATPFYLMIGALTTIILVITGKPILQGAYVAVKTRSPNMDLLVAIAAGSAWLYSTLSIAVSGPHIYYDVTVAIIVIVSVGSYYESEIKRKATERLSDLTTVQVDEARRLTAHGETEDVALEDLEAGDRVVVRSGERVPIDGRVVDGEAAVDEAVVTGESLPVTKTDGHDVVGGSTVSNGALTIEVGEDATSTLDRISELVWDLQSGTHGIQKLADKLATIFVPLVLVLSVVVTTIYLLTGAGIADALLVGLTVLIVSCPCALGLATPLAVAAGIRDALERSIVVFDDSVFERLRSAETVVFDKTGTLTTGDMTVVETDCDGDLLEQAATLEAQSSHPIGAAIAAERAVPDGGAVESDAASERVQEADEADASAERVDSFESHRKGVSGVVDGEEVVVGHPDLFRDRGWTVPDEISDRVAAGRETGRVPVAVGRDGRAEGVVVVGDDLREGWEETLTAISDADADVVVLTGDDAQAASRFREHAAVDQVFAGVPPEGKAETVDRLSATGDTVMVGDGTNDAPALAAADLGIALGGGTAMAADAADVALVDDALSSVETVFELAQATDRRVKGNIGWAFCYNGIAIPLAVTGLLNPLFAAIAMGLSSLLVVTNSSRALLEG from the coding sequence ATGACACCCGCACCCGACACCGAAGATCGAACCGGCTGTACGCTGTGTGAGCTTCCCGTCGAGGAGAGCGGCGTCACCGTGGACGGCAACGCGTTCTGTTGTGCGGGCTGTCGCGACGTTTACGAGACCCTCGGCGACATCGAGACGGTCGACGCAGACGACGTTCGCGAGGCTCGCACGGAAGGCGACGAGGAACGGTCCGTCCCGCCGGATCACGAGACGACGTTCCTCGAGGTCGACGGGATGTACTGTGCGACCTGCGAGGCGTTCATCGAGTCCGTCGCGACGGCCACCGACGGCGTGAGTCACGCGAGCTCGAGTTACGTCACCGATACGGCGCGGATCGATCACGATCCCGAGCGGGTGTCGGTCGAGGATCTGAAAGCGGAGATCAGTCGACTCGGCTACAGCGCGTACGACCGCGAGGATTCGATCAGCCGCCGTCGCGCGAACAACTGGGAGATGGGGCGAATCGCGGTCGGCGTGATGATGGGGATGATGGTGATGTTGCAGTACATCATCATCATCTATCCGACCTACTTCGGGGGGCTCTTCTACGACGAGCGAACGACCGAGTTCTTCACGGAGACGCTCGCGAGCGACCTCGCGACGCCGTTTTACCTGATGATCGGTGCGCTGACGACGATCATTCTTGTCATCACCGGCAAGCCGATTCTGCAGGGCGCGTACGTCGCGGTGAAGACGCGCTCGCCGAACATGGACTTACTCGTCGCGATCGCGGCGGGCAGCGCGTGGCTCTACAGCACGCTCTCGATCGCCGTTAGCGGCCCCCACATTTACTACGACGTGACCGTCGCGATCATCGTCATCGTCTCCGTCGGGAGCTACTACGAGTCCGAGATCAAGCGCAAGGCCACCGAGCGACTCTCCGACCTGACGACCGTGCAGGTCGACGAGGCCCGGCGACTCACAGCGCACGGCGAGACCGAAGACGTGGCACTCGAGGACCTCGAGGCGGGCGACCGAGTCGTCGTCCGATCCGGCGAACGCGTCCCGATCGACGGGAGAGTCGTCGACGGCGAAGCGGCGGTCGACGAGGCCGTCGTAACGGGTGAATCGCTGCCCGTCACGAAAACCGACGGCCACGACGTCGTCGGCGGATCGACGGTCTCGAACGGCGCGCTCACGATCGAGGTCGGCGAGGACGCGACGAGCACGCTCGACCGAATCAGCGAACTCGTCTGGGACCTCCAGAGTGGCACCCACGGCATCCAGAAACTCGCCGACAAACTGGCCACCATCTTCGTTCCGCTCGTGTTGGTCCTCTCCGTGGTCGTAACGACCATCTACCTCCTGACGGGCGCTGGCATCGCGGACGCGTTGCTCGTCGGCCTCACCGTCTTGATCGTCTCCTGTCCCTGCGCGCTCGGCCTCGCAACTCCGCTGGCCGTCGCCGCCGGGATTCGAGACGCCCTCGAGCGATCGATCGTCGTCTTCGACGACAGCGTCTTCGAACGCCTGCGTAGCGCGGAGACGGTCGTCTTCGACAAGACCGGAACGCTCACGACGGGGGACATGACCGTCGTCGAGACGGACTGCGACGGCGACCTCCTCGAGCAGGCGGCGACGCTCGAGGCCCAGTCGTCTCACCCGATCGGTGCGGCGATCGCCGCCGAACGCGCGGTTCCAGACGGCGGCGCGGTCGAGTCCGACGCGGCCAGCGAGCGAGTACAGGAGGCCGACGAAGCGGACGCCAGTGCCGAACGCGTCGACTCTTTCGAGAGTCATCGGAAGGGCGTTTCGGGGGTCGTCGACGGCGAAGAGGTCGTCGTCGGCCATCCGGATCTGTTCCGCGACCGGGGCTGGACGGTTCCTGACGAAATCTCCGACCGGGTCGCGGCGGGCCGTGAAACCGGACGCGTCCCGGTCGCCGTCGGTCGCGATGGTCGGGCAGAGGGGGTCGTCGTCGTCGGCGACGACCTTCGCGAGGGCTGGGAGGAGACGCTCACGGCGATTTCGGACGCCGACGCCGACGTGGTCGTCCTCACCGGTGACGACGCGCAGGCGGCGAGTCGGTTCCGCGAGCACGCGGCCGTCGACCAGGTGTTCGCCGGCGTTCCACCGGAGGGGAAAGCCGAGACCGTCGACCGACTCTCCGCGACGGGCGACACGGTGATGGTCGGCGACGGGACGAACGACGCACCCGCGCTCGCCGCGGCGGACCTCGGCATCGCCCTCGGCGGCGGAACGGCGATGGCCGCCGACGCGGCGGACGTCGCCCTCGTCGACGACGCGCTCTCGTCCGTCGAGACCGTCTTCGAGTTGGCGCAGGCGACAGACCGTCGCGTGAAGGGGAACATCGGCTGGGCCTTCTGCTACAACGGCATCGCGATCCCGCTCGCGGTGACAGGCCTGCTCAACCCCCTGTTCGCGGCGATCGCGATGGGGCTGAGCAGTCTCCTCGTCGTGACGAACTCCTCGAGAGCGTTGCTCGAGGGGTAG
- a CDS encoding DUF5800 family protein → MTTLAFDEDGVDVVYEGTEFRLERALIEEATEKAYYDVTDHEVLKIVAEQPNLQGEPRRVGDILE, encoded by the coding sequence ATGACTACACTCGCGTTCGACGAAGACGGCGTCGACGTCGTCTACGAAGGCACCGAATTCCGCCTCGAGCGAGCCCTCATCGAAGAGGCGACGGAGAAAGCCTACTACGACGTGACGGACCACGAAGTGTTGAAAATCGTCGCCGAACAGCCGAATCTGCAGGGCGAGCCGCGTCGCGTCGGCGACATTCTCGAGTAG
- a CDS encoding AI-2E family transporter codes for MSDRSTPSRWFSERPGLSLLTILSTALAVLIILPYLQYVLLAIVLAYVLMPAQRRLEQYVRSMTAALVLVAVAILVILLPVMYVLAIALREALQLLTAIQEGTLGMADIEQRLEATGYVIDLSDLYETYQEPIGTAAQGLATSGIELVSGLPGLLIGLTVTLFVLFALLRDGDRLVVWIQQVLPIEAEIQEELLTELDRLMWASVVGNVLVAAIQALALGIGLAVLGLPAVVFLTVATFVLALLPLVGAFGVWVPVALYLLVVGDFVGAGALVIYGSIVSASDTYLRPALIGRTSAFNSAIIVVGIFGGIIIFGAVGLFVGPVILGGAKVTLDVFAREQTAELKPPIGPGSDRPAADPAVDTSAQTGVRAVIEDATPADADTRVESAGSQAPSERQPDDGDGDEGDDASESDDENDDDGDSDDESDAIDLAEDEPRDGNDR; via the coding sequence ATGTCCGATCGATCCACGCCGTCCCGGTGGTTCTCCGAACGCCCCGGATTGAGCCTACTCACGATCCTCAGCACCGCCCTTGCGGTTTTGATTATCCTTCCGTATCTCCAGTACGTTCTCCTCGCCATCGTGCTCGCGTACGTTCTCATGCCGGCCCAGCGTCGCCTCGAGCAGTACGTGCGCTCGATGACGGCCGCGCTCGTGCTCGTCGCTGTCGCCATCCTCGTTATTCTCCTGCCGGTGATGTACGTCCTCGCGATTGCCCTTCGGGAGGCACTCCAGTTGCTCACGGCCATCCAGGAGGGAACACTCGGGATGGCAGACATCGAACAGCGACTCGAGGCGACGGGGTACGTCATCGACCTGAGCGATCTCTACGAAACGTATCAAGAGCCGATCGGGACGGCCGCACAGGGGCTCGCGACGAGTGGGATCGAACTCGTCAGTGGGCTGCCAGGATTGCTCATCGGGTTGACGGTCACGCTGTTCGTGCTCTTTGCACTGCTCCGTGATGGGGATCGACTCGTTGTGTGGATACAACAGGTGCTCCCTATCGAGGCAGAGATCCAAGAGGAACTGCTGACGGAACTGGATCGGCTCATGTGGGCGTCGGTTGTCGGAAACGTTCTAGTTGCCGCGATTCAGGCCCTCGCACTCGGCATCGGGTTGGCCGTGCTTGGCCTTCCAGCTGTCGTCTTCTTGACGGTCGCGACGTTCGTCCTCGCACTCTTGCCACTCGTCGGCGCGTTCGGTGTCTGGGTGCCGGTCGCACTCTACCTCCTCGTGGTCGGCGATTTCGTCGGTGCCGGTGCGCTCGTCATCTACGGCTCGATCGTTAGCGCCTCGGACACCTACCTTCGACCGGCGCTCATCGGCCGAACGAGCGCGTTCAACTCCGCGATCATCGTCGTCGGTATCTTTGGAGGGATCATCATCTTCGGCGCAGTCGGATTGTTCGTCGGCCCCGTGATCCTCGGCGGCGCGAAAGTCACACTGGACGTCTTCGCTCGAGAACAGACCGCCGAATTGAAACCGCCGATCGGGCCCGGAAGCGATCGGCCAGCCGCGGACCCGGCCGTCGATACGTCCGCACAGACAGGAGTCAGAGCGGTGATCGAAGACGCGACACCGGCCGATGCCGATACTCGAGTGGAATCGGCCGGTTCACAGGCACCATCGGAGAGACAACCGGACGATGGTGATGGTGACGAAGGCGACGATGCGAGCGAGAGCGACGACGAAAACGATGATGACGGTGACAGCGATGACGAAAGCGACGCGATCGACCTCGCCGAGGACGAACCTCGCGACGGCAACGATCGATAG
- a CDS encoding transporter — protein sequence MVRLSTLVILAGIVLVIVPIPPIGITLGPILILVGLALRLVAGV from the coding sequence GTGGTTCGACTCTCTACACTCGTCATCCTCGCCGGGATCGTGCTCGTGATCGTGCCGATACCACCGATCGGAATCACGTTGGGTCCTATCTTGATTCTCGTCGGCCTCGCGCTCCGGCTCGTCGCTGGCGTCTGA
- the gcvPA gene encoding aminomethyl-transferring glycine dehydrogenase subunit GcvPA: MDGSHATGSPYAPHTDAEQSAMLEAVGVDSEAELFDIPETVRFDGEFDIASRSEQETRRLVRSTLAQNDDLTELLGRGHYGYYVPSLVDHLADRSEFLTSYTQYQPEVSQGFLQALFEFQSLLVELTGLEIANCSMYDAATALGEAATLAERVRSTSGHRVLVPDQLLEGRRSTLENYVAGTDLAVEAYATADGTVDVGALEEQVDDEVVMVYAENPTIRGTIEERLESIGSLAGEVDALFVLGSDPVALSVLKRPADVGADVVIGDASVLGLPTSYGMGLGLFACREEYLRQVPGRLVGVSEDATDRRAFTLTLQTREQHIRRERATSNICTNQAWVALRTAMHAASLGPNGMVDLANRGVTRATDLANRIDEIPGVDAPIHDRHHIREFVARTDQPANVLAADLEDRGFAVHVVGDHEIQLCVAGVSDDQLDSFAAALEEVAR, from the coding sequence ATGGATGGATCACACGCAACGGGGAGTCCGTACGCTCCCCATACGGACGCGGAACAGTCTGCAATGCTCGAGGCCGTCGGAGTCGACTCGGAAGCTGAACTCTTCGATATTCCGGAGACCGTCCGGTTCGACGGCGAGTTCGACATCGCGTCTCGATCGGAACAGGAAACGAGACGACTCGTTCGCTCGACGTTGGCACAAAACGACGACCTAACGGAACTGCTCGGCCGCGGGCATTACGGCTACTACGTCCCGTCGCTCGTCGATCACCTCGCGGATCGCTCGGAGTTTCTGACCTCTTACACGCAGTATCAACCGGAGGTCTCCCAGGGCTTTCTGCAGGCGCTCTTCGAGTTCCAGTCGCTGCTCGTCGAGTTGACCGGCCTCGAAATCGCCAACTGCTCGATGTACGACGCCGCGACGGCACTCGGGGAAGCCGCGACGCTCGCCGAGCGCGTCCGCTCTACCAGCGGCCATCGCGTGCTCGTTCCCGACCAGTTACTCGAGGGCCGGCGTTCGACGCTCGAGAACTACGTCGCCGGCACCGATCTCGCAGTCGAGGCGTACGCGACGGCCGACGGAACGGTCGACGTCGGCGCTCTCGAAGAACAGGTCGACGACGAGGTCGTCATGGTGTACGCGGAGAACCCGACGATCCGCGGAACGATCGAGGAACGCCTCGAGTCCATCGGCTCGCTCGCGGGCGAGGTCGACGCGCTGTTCGTCCTCGGCTCCGATCCCGTCGCCCTCTCCGTCCTCAAGCGCCCCGCCGACGTCGGTGCCGACGTCGTCATCGGCGACGCGAGCGTCCTCGGCCTGCCGACGAGCTATGGAATGGGACTCGGGCTCTTCGCGTGTCGCGAGGAGTACCTCCGGCAGGTTCCCGGCCGACTGGTCGGCGTCAGCGAGGACGCGACCGACCGCCGGGCGTTCACGCTCACCCTCCAGACGCGCGAACAGCACATCCGCCGCGAGCGAGCGACGAGTAACATCTGCACGAATCAGGCGTGGGTCGCACTCCGCACGGCGATGCACGCGGCCTCGCTCGGTCCCAACGGCATGGTCGATCTCGCCAACCGCGGCGTCACTCGAGCGACGGATCTCGCGAACCGAATCGACGAGATTCCCGGCGTCGACGCGCCGATTCACGACCGCCACCACATTCGCGAGTTCGTCGCGCGGACCGACCAGCCCGCGAACGTCCTCGCGGCCGACCTCGAGGACCGAGGCTTCGCCGTCCACGTCGTCGGCGACCACGAAATCCAGCTTTGTGTCGCGGGCGTCTCCGACGACCAACTCGACTCGTTCGCCGCGGCGCTCGAGGAGGTGGCACGATGA
- a CDS encoding polymer-forming cytoskeletal protein: MAFSRDPLDELVVPDGTEVKEVDLVTDGDVLVGSRTTIEFGVRGRNVLAGESVEFGGAIEAGGDCRLDMWCDVAENVLVGQDAYIGERVHISGEMKVAGDLDIGDDVEIEEGFEANGWIVIRNPMPTIVLLFVYLKHLLLVGEEDTAQRLVSELVDEEGDAQPEVEPLVIPRNATVSDDAWRVSTPATIGEECRLHGNIRAETIDVGAGTTIFGSLRARGDVTVGGDTRIHGDLTTRNGDVTVEDDGRILGDVSCVDLELGPDAEVDGTIRADGEISMGTAERDVE, from the coding sequence GTGGCCTTCAGCAGGGATCCCCTCGACGAACTGGTCGTTCCCGACGGGACGGAAGTCAAGGAAGTCGACCTCGTAACCGACGGCGACGTCCTCGTTGGCTCCCGGACCACGATCGAGTTCGGCGTGCGCGGCCGAAACGTCCTCGCCGGCGAGAGCGTCGAGTTCGGCGGCGCGATCGAAGCCGGCGGCGACTGCCGACTCGACATGTGGTGTGACGTCGCCGAAAACGTCCTCGTCGGTCAGGACGCCTATATCGGCGAACGCGTTCACATCAGCGGCGAAATGAAAGTTGCGGGCGACTTAGACATCGGCGACGACGTCGAAATCGAGGAGGGGTTCGAGGCGAACGGCTGGATCGTCATCCGAAACCCCATGCCGACGATCGTATTATTGTTCGTCTACCTCAAGCACCTCCTCCTCGTCGGCGAAGAGGACACCGCCCAGCGACTCGTCTCCGAACTCGTCGACGAAGAGGGGGACGCACAACCCGAGGTCGAACCGCTTGTGATCCCCCGGAACGCGACCGTCAGCGACGACGCCTGGCGCGTCTCCACTCCAGCGACGATCGGCGAGGAGTGTCGCCTCCACGGCAATATCCGCGCCGAAACGATCGACGTCGGAGCGGGAACCACGATTTTCGGTAGCCTCCGGGCTCGAGGTGACGTCACCGTCGGCGGCGACACGCGCATTCACGGCGATCTGACGACTCGGAATGGTGACGTTACCGTCGAAGACGACGGGCGAATTCTCGGCGACGTCTCGTGTGTGGACCTAGAACTCGGCCCTGACGCCGAAGTCGACGGGACGATCCGCGCCGACGGCGAGATCTCGATGGGAACGGCCGAGCGCGACGTCGAATAG
- a CDS encoding electron transfer flavoprotein subunit beta/FixA family protein, protein MRSIVLTKGVPDFSEGAVSFDEDGHLERGKTPTVMNPNDEVAVQAALQTKIRHGGHVTGMSMGPPGYSDVLKGAMETVYTDDSYLLSDRELAASDTWATAITLSAGLETYQEEVADVDLVFAGFKTADGETGQTGPQTAWAMDWPIVTHVLALDIDPEERRLRAKRLVEGDVDEIETVEAPLPCFVVTDPEFEPSYRTASHRLTHKRLRAETTERAADHDEYLTTWDHEDLHLDPDYIGLDGSPTIVSSVDPIPKAPSERDATMIDPDDGDELRTVLEEFQPYAAEAGE, encoded by the coding sequence ATGCGATCGATTGTTCTGACCAAAGGCGTGCCGGACTTCTCGGAGGGGGCCGTCTCGTTCGACGAAGACGGGCACTTAGAGCGGGGCAAGACGCCGACGGTGATGAACCCGAACGACGAGGTGGCCGTCCAGGCCGCACTCCAGACGAAAATCCGCCACGGCGGGCACGTCACCGGAATGAGCATGGGTCCGCCAGGGTACAGCGACGTCCTGAAAGGGGCGATGGAAACGGTGTACACCGACGACAGCTACCTGCTCTCCGACCGAGAACTCGCCGCCTCCGACACGTGGGCGACGGCGATCACGCTCAGCGCGGGCCTCGAGACGTACCAGGAGGAAGTCGCGGACGTCGATCTCGTCTTTGCCGGCTTCAAGACGGCTGACGGCGAGACCGGCCAGACCGGGCCGCAGACGGCGTGGGCGATGGACTGGCCGATCGTGACGCACGTCCTCGCGCTCGACATAGACCCGGAGGAGCGGCGACTGCGCGCGAAGCGACTCGTCGAGGGCGACGTCGACGAGATCGAAACCGTCGAAGCGCCCCTTCCGTGTTTCGTGGTCACCGACCCGGAGTTCGAACCCAGCTACAGAACCGCGTCGCACCGACTGACCCACAAGCGACTCAGGGCGGAGACCACCGAGCGCGCCGCCGACCACGACGAGTACCTGACGACGTGGGATCACGAGGACCTCCACCTCGATCCCGACTACATCGGCCTCGACGGCTCGCCGACCATCGTTTCGTCGGTCGATCCGATTCCGAAGGCTCCCTCCGAGCGCGACGCGACGATGATCGATCCCGACGACGGAGACGAGTTACGCACGGTGCTCGAGGAATTCCAACCCTACGCCGCGGAGGCGGGTGAGTGA